Proteins found in one Chaetodon auriga isolate fChaAug3 chromosome 12, fChaAug3.hap1, whole genome shotgun sequence genomic segment:
- the LOC143329882 gene encoding uncharacterized protein LOC143329882, translating into MGGKQSRSTSNKDLNELSVRRRSRSAGRDDQPSLSPAAERIRRHTTVHFGYSTLSLAMRGLDGTPAELWELRELQKLNLSMNCLCSLPPALGTLDNLVILNLWGNNLSSLPPEIGLLKKLRVLFACRNRLSEVPEELGSCTCLEVLSLANNQITGLPGSLATMCKLTKLNLSHNRIVHIPTCVYSMKGLVFLHLACNRLETIADQIQDLVNLKILIVEGNSIHTLPKTLCFLESLELLNVDFNDLQNVPVEMYLLSRLRRLACHPLDKGLHIIHNPLLKPIQEVLQGGLSALYNYLKPT; encoded by the coding sequence ATGGGTGGGAAGCAATCTCGCAGTACCTCCAACAAGGATTTGAATGAGCTGAGTGTGAGACGAAGGAGCAGGAGTGCCGGGCGAGACGACCAGCCCAGCCTGTCCCCCGCTGCCGAAAGGATCCGCAGACACACCACAGTGCACTTTGGCTACAGCACCCTCAGCCTGGCCATGCGGGGGCTCGATGGGACCCCCGCTGAGCTGTGGGAGCTCCGAGAACTGCAGAAGCTAAACTTGTCCATGAACTGCTTGTGCTCTCTGCCCCCTGCCCTTGGCACTCTGGACAATCTGGTAATCCTTAACCTGTGGGGTAACAACCTGTCCAGCCTCCCGCCCGAGATCGGCCTCCTGAAGAAGCTGCGTGTGCTTTTTGCCTGCCGTAACCGTCTGAGCGAGGTCCCTGAGGAGCTGGGCTCCTGCACCTGCCTGGAGGTACTAAGCCTGGCAAACAACCAGATCACAGGCCTCCCTGGCAGCTTGGCAACCATGTGCAAGCTGACAAAACTCAACCTCAGCCACAACCGCATTGTTCATATCCCTACCTGCGTCTACAGCATGAAGGGCCTGGTCTTTCTCCACCTGGCTTGCAACCGTCTGGAAACCATTGCGGACCAGATCCAGGACTTGGTTAACCTGAAGATCCTCATCGTGGAGGGAAACAGCATCCACACACTGCCGAAGACGCTGTGCTTCCTGGAGTCTTTGGAACTTCTCAATGTTGACTTCAATGACCTGCAAAACGTGCCGGTGGAAATGTACCTACTGAGCAGGCTCAGGAGGTTGGCCTGCCACCCGCTGGATAAAGGACTTCATATTATTCATAACCCCCTCCTCAAGCCTATCCAGGAGGTGCTGCAAGGAGGACTCAGTGCCCTCTATAACTACCTCAAGCCCACGTGA